The Nocardioides campestrisoli genome includes a window with the following:
- a CDS encoding LLM class flavin-dependent oxidoreductase — protein MTSPAQHALPALSVLDLVPVRSDQTTGDAVNATLALARVADDLGYTRYWLAEHHNMPAVAATNPPLLIAMVAGATSRIRVGSGGVMLPNHSPLVVAEQFALLEAAYPDRIDLGIGRAPGTDQLTRYALRQGAGGEDPVAEFPRYVDDIGVLMSPEGAAMAFQGREHPLKATPKAASTAPVWLLGSSDYSARLAASRGLPYVFAHHFSGQGTAEALELYRSTYRPSERFPEPRTFLTVNACVAQTEEEARRLVRPQVLQMLAIVTGGTLTPQALVEEAEKVELDAGQQRIADGMMNRWVIGDAATAGTRIADLAAQFGVDEVMVHPVAGSYVGTPADSTPAREETLRLLAS, from the coding sequence GTGACTTCTCCCGCTCAGCACGCCCTGCCCGCCCTGTCCGTCCTCGACCTGGTGCCGGTGCGCTCCGACCAGACCACCGGCGACGCGGTCAACGCGACCCTCGCCCTGGCGCGGGTGGCCGACGACCTGGGCTACACGCGGTACTGGCTGGCCGAGCACCACAACATGCCGGCGGTCGCGGCGACCAACCCGCCGCTGCTGATCGCGATGGTCGCGGGCGCGACCTCGCGGATCCGGGTGGGGAGCGGCGGCGTGATGCTGCCCAACCACTCGCCGCTGGTGGTCGCGGAGCAGTTCGCGCTGCTGGAGGCGGCGTACCCCGACCGGATCGACCTCGGCATCGGCCGCGCCCCGGGCACCGACCAGCTCACCCGGTACGCGCTGCGCCAGGGCGCCGGCGGCGAGGACCCGGTCGCGGAGTTCCCCCGATACGTCGACGACATCGGCGTGCTGATGTCGCCCGAGGGCGCCGCGATGGCGTTCCAGGGGCGCGAGCACCCGCTCAAGGCCACGCCCAAGGCGGCCTCGACCGCGCCGGTCTGGCTGCTCGGCTCCTCCGACTACTCCGCCCGGCTGGCCGCCTCCCGCGGGCTGCCCTACGTCTTCGCCCACCACTTCTCCGGGCAGGGCACCGCCGAGGCGCTCGAGCTCTACCGCTCGACGTACCGACCCTCGGAGCGCTTCCCCGAGCCGCGCACCTTCCTCACCGTCAACGCCTGCGTCGCGCAGACCGAGGAGGAGGCGCGTCGGCTGGTCCGGCCGCAGGTGCTGCAGATGCTCGCGATCGTCACCGGCGGGACGCTCACCCCGCAGGCGCTGGTCGAGGAGGCCGAGAAGGTCGAGCTCGACGCCGGCCAGCAGCGGATCGCTGACGGCATGATGAACCGCTGGGTGATCGGCGACGCCGCCACCGCCGGCACCCGGATCGCCGACCTGGCCGCCCAGTTCGGCGTCGACGAGGTGATGGTGCACCCGGTCGCCGGCTCGTACGTCGGCACGCCCGCCGACTCCACCCCGGCCCGCGAGGAGACGCTGCGCCTGCTCGCCTCCTGA
- a CDS encoding M1 family metallopeptidase, with translation MSVRHRRTIVGAVLAALLASGASAAPAATPGVGAPGAGDPYFPLAGNRGYDVQHYDLTLDYTPPRAGADRLTGRLDAVAKIRMVPTRRLTRFNLDLRGLRARSVRVDGRPARFRQVGDHELVITPIASMRPWKWHTVVVRYGGATGRPKDVEGALYGWVTTRDGAIVVNEPDGAPTWFPVNDTPKDKATYRFEVTVPQGLSVAANGLLKSRRTHHGRTTWVWDAPDQMASYLATATIGDFRMRRSTVAGDLPVIDFLDRDLPAEDRSRSRATLALTGEMVTFFEERFGPYPFVAYGSTVDDDSVGYALETQTRSVFSKVASESTAAHELAHQWMGNRVGPRRWSDIWLNEGWAEYSSWLWTESRGGTTSQEAFDEVLAIPADDDFWTTVVSDPGRDDLFADAVYERGAATLHALRHRLGDAQFFQLAKSWIGAYGGQAVTTEQFRRLAEAVSGQDLDAFFDTWLDAPVKPASR, from the coding sequence ATGTCCGTCCGTCACAGGCGCACGATCGTGGGCGCGGTGCTCGCTGCCCTGCTCGCTTCCGGAGCCTCCGCCGCCCCCGCCGCGACGCCCGGGGTCGGGGCACCCGGGGCGGGCGACCCGTACTTCCCGCTCGCCGGGAACCGGGGCTACGACGTGCAGCACTACGACCTGACCCTCGACTACACCCCGCCCCGGGCGGGGGCCGACCGGCTGACGGGCCGGCTCGACGCGGTCGCGAAGATCCGGATGGTCCCGACCAGGCGTCTGACCCGGTTCAACCTCGACCTGCGCGGGCTGCGGGCCAGGTCGGTGCGGGTCGACGGCCGCCCCGCGCGGTTCCGGCAGGTCGGCGACCACGAGCTGGTGATCACCCCCATCGCCTCGATGCGTCCGTGGAAGTGGCACACGGTGGTCGTGCGGTACGGCGGCGCCACCGGCCGCCCGAAGGACGTCGAGGGGGCGCTCTACGGGTGGGTCACCACCCGGGACGGGGCGATCGTGGTCAACGAGCCCGACGGCGCGCCCACCTGGTTCCCGGTCAACGACACCCCGAAGGACAAGGCCACCTACCGGTTCGAGGTGACGGTGCCGCAGGGGCTGTCCGTGGCCGCCAACGGGCTGCTGAAGAGCCGGCGTACCCACCACGGGCGCACCACCTGGGTCTGGGACGCCCCCGACCAGATGGCCTCCTATCTCGCGACCGCCACCATCGGGGACTTCCGGATGCGTCGCTCCACCGTCGCCGGTGACCTGCCGGTGATCGACTTCCTCGACCGGGACCTGCCCGCCGAGGACCGGAGCCGGAGCCGGGCGACCCTGGCCCTGACCGGGGAGATGGTGACCTTCTTCGAGGAGCGGTTCGGCCCCTACCCGTTCGTCGCCTACGGCTCGACCGTCGACGACGACTCGGTCGGCTACGCCCTGGAGACCCAGACCCGGTCGGTCTTCAGCAAGGTGGCGAGCGAGTCCACGGCCGCGCACGAGCTGGCCCACCAGTGGATGGGCAACCGGGTGGGTCCGCGCCGCTGGTCCGACATCTGGCTCAACGAGGGCTGGGCGGAGTACTCCTCGTGGTTGTGGACCGAGTCCCGCGGCGGCACCACCAGCCAGGAGGCGTTCGACGAGGTGCTCGCCATCCCGGCCGACGACGACTTCTGGACCACCGTGGTCTCCGACCCGGGTCGCGACGACCTGTTCGCCGACGCCGTCTACGAACGCGGCGCCGCCACCCTGCACGCGCTGCGCCACCGCCTCGGCGACGCCCAGTTCTTCCAGCTAGCGAAGTCCTGGATCGGCGCCTACGGCGGCCAGGCGGTCACGACGGAACAGTTCCGCCGGCTAGCGGAGGCGGTCAGCGGCCAGGACCTCGACGCGTTCTTCGACACCTGGCTGGACGCCCCGGTCAAGCCTGCCTCCCGCTGA
- a CDS encoding potassium-transporting ATPase subunit F, protein MSLESGLLVAAVVALAAYLLAALILPERF, encoded by the coding sequence ATGAGTCTTGAAAGCGGCCTGCTGGTCGCGGCGGTCGTCGCCCTGGCGGCGTACCTGCTCGCGGCCCTGATCCTCCCGGAGCGGTTCTGA
- the kdpA gene encoding potassium-transporting ATPase subunit KdpA encodes MGDTVSGLLSITVLLGLLALAYVPLGDHMARVYTGVRHLRVERGVYRLARVDPDAEQSARSYALSVVGFSLVGVALLMAMQLAQAYLPFDRDLPGVGWAMSFNTAASFVANTNWQSYAGESTLGFTVQMAGLAVQNFLSAAVGMAVAVALIRGFVRTRTGTLGNFWVDLTRGTLRILLPIAFVAALLLVAGGVVQSFTDTGMQTLAGHQQVLTGGPVASQESIKLLGTNGGGFFNANSAHPMENPSGWTNLLQVLLILLVPVCLTRTLGTMLGNRRQGLAVLAAMGVLAAASLAVVVAAEVGARSQVAQAAGAAMEGKETRFGEWASALFAVATTGTSTGAVNASHDSLTPVGGGMVLLNMMFGEVSPGGVGSGLYGILVLAILAVFVAGLMVGRTPELLGKKIGSRQMTYVALYVLTTPVLVLLGTGTAIALDPTPDAMGNPGVHGFSEVLYAYTSAANNNGSAFGGLTVTSDFFQVTLGLAMLLGRLVPIVLVLLLAGSLAAQGRVPVTAGTLPTAKPLFTGLLVGVVVVVSALTYFPALSLGPIAEALS; translated from the coding sequence ATGGGCGACACCGTCTCCGGCCTCCTCTCGATCACGGTCCTCCTGGGACTGCTCGCCCTGGCCTACGTCCCGCTCGGTGACCACATGGCCCGGGTCTACACCGGCGTCCGCCACCTGCGCGTCGAGCGCGGCGTCTACCGGCTCGCCCGGGTCGACCCCGACGCCGAGCAGAGCGCCCGCTCCTACGCTCTCAGCGTCGTCGGCTTCTCCCTGGTCGGCGTCGCCCTGCTGATGGCGATGCAGCTGGCGCAGGCGTACCTGCCGTTCGACCGCGACCTGCCCGGCGTGGGCTGGGCGATGTCGTTCAACACCGCCGCCTCCTTCGTCGCCAACACCAACTGGCAGTCGTACGCCGGGGAGTCGACGCTCGGCTTCACCGTGCAGATGGCGGGGCTGGCGGTGCAGAACTTCCTCTCCGCCGCGGTCGGCATGGCGGTGGCGGTGGCGCTGATCCGCGGCTTCGTCCGGACCCGCACCGGCACGCTGGGCAACTTCTGGGTCGACCTGACCCGGGGCACCCTGAGGATCCTGCTGCCGATCGCCTTCGTCGCGGCCCTGCTGCTGGTCGCCGGCGGCGTGGTGCAGAGCTTCACCGACACCGGCATGCAGACCCTGGCCGGGCACCAGCAGGTGCTGACCGGCGGCCCGGTGGCCAGCCAGGAGTCGATCAAGCTGCTCGGCACCAACGGCGGCGGCTTCTTCAACGCCAACTCCGCGCACCCGATGGAGAACCCGAGCGGGTGGACGAACCTGCTCCAGGTCCTGCTGATCCTGCTGGTCCCGGTCTGCCTGACCCGGACCCTGGGCACGATGCTGGGCAACCGCCGCCAGGGCCTGGCCGTGCTCGCCGCGATGGGGGTGCTCGCGGCCGCCTCGCTGGCGGTCGTCGTCGCCGCCGAGGTGGGCGCTCGTTCCCAGGTGGCGCAGGCGGCCGGTGCGGCGATGGAGGGCAAGGAGACCCGGTTCGGGGAGTGGGCCTCGGCGCTCTTCGCGGTCGCCACCACCGGCACCTCGACCGGGGCGGTGAACGCCAGCCACGACTCGCTGACCCCCGTCGGCGGTGGGATGGTCCTGCTGAACATGATGTTCGGCGAGGTCTCGCCCGGCGGCGTCGGCTCGGGCCTCTACGGCATCCTCGTGCTGGCGATCCTCGCGGTCTTCGTGGCCGGCCTGATGGTCGGGCGCACCCCCGAGCTGCTGGGCAAGAAGATCGGCTCGCGGCAGATGACCTACGTGGCGCTCTACGTGCTGACCACCCCGGTGCTGGTGCTGCTCGGCACCGGGACGGCGATCGCCCTGGACCCGACCCCGGACGCCATGGGCAACCCTGGCGTCCACGGCTTCAGCGAGGTGCTCTACGCCTACACCTCGGCGGCCAACAACAACGGCAGCGCCTTCGGCGGCCTCACGGTCACCTCGGACTTCTTCCAGGTCACCCTCGGCCTGGCCATGCTGCTCGGCCGGCTGGTGCCGATCGTCCTGGTGCTGCTGCTCGCCGGCTCGCTGGCCGCGCAGGGGAGGGTCCCGGTCACCGCCGGCACCCTGCCCACCGCCAAGCCGCTCTTCACCGGCCTGCTCGTCGGTGTCGTCGTCGTGGTCAGCGCCCTCACCTACTTCCCCGCCCTCTCCCTCGGACCCATCGCGGAGGCCCTGTCATGA
- the kdpB gene encoding potassium-transporting ATPase subunit KdpB has protein sequence MSTTTRSPAPAAPAAPVQARVPARPGARLLAAQAVEQLPEAVRKLDPRHLWRSPVMFVVWLGSALSTGAALLDPSVFTVSIAAWLWLTVLFGNLAEAVAEGRGKAQAASLRATRTDTVARLLDAQGGETGVPATQLLVGDRVVVEAGQVVPGDGDVVEGIASVDESAITGESAPVIREAGGDRSAVTGGTTVLSDRIVVRITAAAGETFLDKMIALVEGTSRRRTPNEIALSILLTSLTLVFLVSVATLAPMAAYAGAEQDVVVLVALLVCLVPTTIGALLSAIGIAGMDRLVRVNVLAMSGRAVEAAGDVSTLLLDKTGTITYGNRQASRLVPAPGVEPGELRDAARLASLADQTPEGRSLVELALAQGADDRDLPVGATYVEFTAQTRMSGVDLADGTELRKGAGSAVAAWLGPQLPTGLPVEVTDAVDEIARGGGTPLVIARRTPDGRARVLGVAHLKDVVKQGMSERFAQLRAMGIRTVMVTGDNALTAQAIAAEAGVDDFLAEATPEDKLAYIRREQAGGRLVAMTGDGTNDAPALAAADVGVAMNSGTAAAKEAGNMVDLDSDPTKLIDVVAIGKQLLVTRGALTTFSLANDVAKYFAIIPAMFAAAYPSLDRLNVMGLATPESAILSAVVFNALVIVALIPLALRGVRFRAASATSVLRRNLLVFGLGGVLVPFAGIKLLDLLVSTIPGIG, from the coding sequence ATGAGCACCACCACCAGATCTCCCGCACCCGCCGCCCCGGCCGCACCGGTGCAGGCCCGGGTCCCCGCCAGGCCCGGCGCCCGGCTGCTCGCGGCGCAGGCGGTGGAGCAGCTGCCCGAGGCGGTCCGCAAGCTCGACCCGCGTCACCTCTGGCGCTCGCCGGTGATGTTCGTGGTCTGGCTCGGGTCGGCGCTCTCCACCGGGGCGGCGCTGCTCGACCCGTCCGTCTTCACCGTCTCGATCGCCGCCTGGCTGTGGCTGACCGTGCTCTTCGGCAACCTCGCCGAGGCGGTCGCCGAGGGACGCGGCAAGGCACAGGCGGCGTCGCTGCGAGCCACCCGGACCGACACCGTGGCCCGGCTGCTCGACGCCCAGGGCGGGGAGACGGGCGTACCGGCCACCCAGCTGCTGGTGGGGGACCGGGTGGTGGTCGAGGCCGGCCAGGTGGTCCCCGGCGACGGCGACGTGGTCGAGGGGATCGCCTCCGTCGACGAGTCCGCGATCACCGGGGAGTCCGCCCCGGTGATCCGCGAGGCGGGCGGCGACCGGAGCGCGGTGACCGGCGGCACCACGGTGCTCTCGGACCGGATCGTCGTCCGGATCACCGCTGCCGCCGGGGAGACCTTCCTGGACAAGATGATCGCGCTGGTCGAGGGCACCTCACGCCGGCGCACCCCGAACGAGATCGCGCTCTCGATCCTGCTCACCAGCCTGACCCTGGTCTTCCTGGTCAGCGTCGCCACGCTCGCCCCGATGGCCGCGTACGCCGGCGCCGAGCAGGACGTCGTGGTCCTGGTCGCCCTGCTGGTCTGCCTGGTGCCGACCACGATCGGCGCACTGCTCTCGGCGATCGGCATCGCCGGGATGGACCGGCTGGTCCGGGTCAACGTGCTGGCGATGTCCGGCCGGGCGGTCGAGGCCGCCGGCGACGTCTCCACGCTGCTGCTCGACAAGACCGGCACCATCACCTACGGCAACCGGCAGGCCTCCCGGCTGGTGCCGGCGCCGGGCGTGGAGCCCGGTGAGCTGCGCGACGCGGCCCGGCTCGCCAGCCTCGCCGACCAGACGCCGGAGGGCCGCTCGCTGGTCGAGCTGGCGCTGGCCCAGGGCGCCGACGACCGCGACCTGCCGGTGGGGGCGACGTACGTCGAGTTCACCGCGCAGACCCGGATGTCCGGGGTCGACCTGGCCGACGGCACCGAGCTGCGCAAGGGTGCGGGCTCGGCGGTGGCCGCCTGGCTGGGCCCGCAGCTGCCCACCGGCCTGCCGGTCGAGGTCACCGACGCCGTCGACGAGATCGCCCGGGGCGGCGGCACCCCGCTGGTGATCGCCCGGCGTACCCCCGACGGGCGGGCGCGGGTGCTCGGTGTGGCCCACCTCAAGGACGTGGTCAAGCAGGGGATGTCCGAGCGGTTCGCCCAGCTGCGGGCGATGGGCATCCGCACCGTGATGGTCACCGGCGACAACGCGCTGACCGCGCAGGCGATCGCCGCGGAGGCGGGCGTCGACGACTTCCTCGCCGAGGCCACCCCGGAGGACAAGCTCGCCTACATCCGCCGCGAGCAGGCGGGCGGCCGGCTGGTCGCGATGACCGGCGACGGCACCAACGACGCCCCGGCACTGGCCGCGGCCGACGTGGGCGTGGCGATGAACAGCGGGACGGCGGCCGCCAAGGAGGCCGGCAACATGGTCGACCTCGACTCCGACCCGACCAAGCTGATCGACGTCGTCGCGATCGGCAAGCAGCTGCTGGTCACCCGGGGGGCGCTCACCACGTTCTCGCTGGCCAACGACGTGGCGAAGTACTTCGCGATCATCCCGGCGATGTTCGCCGCCGCCTACCCGTCGCTGGACCGGCTCAACGTGATGGGGCTGGCGACCCCGGAGTCGGCGATCCTCTCCGCGGTCGTCTTCAACGCCCTGGTGATCGTGGCGCTGATCCCGCTGGCCCTGCGCGGCGTCCGGTTCCGGGCGGCCTCGGCGACCAGCGTGCTGCGCCGCAACCTGCTCGTCTTCGGCCTCGGGGGCGTGCTCGTCCCCTTCGCCGGCATCAAGCTCCTCGACCTGCTCGTCTCGACCATCCCAGGAATCGGCTGA
- the kdpC gene encoding potassium-transporting ATPase subunit KdpC codes for MTRDLLSQSLAALRILLVLTALLGVLYPAAVWGAGQVLGDRAEGQPVTSEGRVVGSRLLGQQFEGDEWFHSRPSANDYDSLASAPSNLGPSNPDLVALVAERRAEVAEREGVAPTDVPADAVTASGSGLDPHISPAYAALQASRVARARGLDLTQVEAAVEAATDGRGLGFLGEPGVHVLELNLALHRAAQGGD; via the coding sequence ATGACCCGCGACCTCCTCTCCCAGTCCCTCGCCGCGCTGCGGATCCTGCTGGTGCTCACCGCGCTGCTCGGCGTGCTCTACCCCGCCGCCGTGTGGGGGGCCGGCCAGGTGCTCGGCGACCGCGCCGAGGGCCAGCCGGTCACCTCCGAGGGCCGGGTGGTCGGCTCCCGGCTCCTCGGCCAGCAGTTCGAGGGGGACGAGTGGTTCCACTCCCGGCCCTCGGCCAACGACTACGACAGCCTCGCCTCCGCGCCCAGCAACCTGGGGCCGAGCAACCCGGACCTGGTCGCGCTGGTCGCCGAGCGCCGCGCCGAGGTCGCCGAGCGCGAGGGCGTCGCGCCCACCGACGTACCCGCCGACGCGGTGACCGCCTCGGGCTCCGGCCTGGACCCGCACATCTCCCCGGCGTACGCCGCCCTGCAGGCGTCGCGGGTGGCCCGGGCGCGCGGCCTCGACCTCACGCAGGTCGAGGCCGCGGTCGAGGCGGCGACCGACGGGCGCGGCCTGGGCTTCCTCGGGGAGCCCGGCGTCCACGTGCTCGAGCTCAACCTGGCCCTGCACCGAGCCGCGCAGGGTGGAGACTGA